A genomic region of Bosea sp. 124 contains the following coding sequences:
- the bcsN gene encoding cellulose biosynthesis protein BcsN — protein MVCSDLADSVGGPDLIEVMRGRAALTFVNQGSMHDDVSPPLALMRMSPSCPPALASARNGTRRSLAIVATVTWLGVAVAGCGGQRLTDDELSFATRATAVEPSRALVILPPGAPPVVSVTQRNYDNAISQAISLTTRGRTPGENGIDVAFLTAADVPDDTGVEGRLLPNPSIEDFAIAREMEERLPGVAMAPAAIYVQNRYGPFGYAFGRGAAGDGCLYTWQRIASGDSVFRPKSGLISVRLRVCEPGASEASLLRLAYGYSINGSLRRSGWNPIGDAPQPQPQAGLGEAGVPIYPVAQTAWPDTAEGQKQAAGPRAARSHRPRPVRSEAVEPIPDRPLEGYPIVPPPPAP, from the coding sequence ATGGTCTGTAGTGACCTCGCTGATTCGGTTGGGGGACCTGATCTCATTGAGGTAATGCGCGGTAGGGCCGCGTTAACCTTTGTTAATCAAGGGTCAATGCATGATGACGTTTCCCCCCCGCTGGCCCTCATGCGGATGAGCCCATCCTGCCCCCCAGCTCTCGCATCTGCTCGCAACGGAACGCGGCGGAGCCTGGCGATTGTTGCGACGGTCACCTGGCTGGGCGTGGCGGTTGCGGGCTGCGGCGGGCAGAGGCTGACGGATGATGAACTGTCGTTCGCGACACGCGCCACCGCCGTCGAGCCGAGCCGCGCTTTGGTGATCCTGCCTCCAGGCGCTCCCCCGGTGGTGAGCGTCACGCAGCGCAACTACGACAACGCCATTTCCCAGGCCATCAGCCTGACGACGCGCGGTCGCACGCCGGGCGAGAACGGGATCGACGTCGCCTTCCTGACGGCGGCCGATGTTCCAGACGACACCGGCGTCGAAGGCAGGCTCCTGCCGAATCCCAGCATCGAGGATTTCGCCATCGCGCGCGAGATGGAGGAACGGCTGCCGGGCGTCGCCATGGCGCCAGCCGCCATCTACGTCCAGAATCGCTATGGCCCCTTCGGCTATGCCTTCGGCCGCGGCGCGGCGGGCGATGGCTGCCTCTACACCTGGCAACGGATCGCGAGCGGCGACAGCGTCTTCCGCCCCAAATCGGGCCTGATCTCCGTCCGGCTGCGTGTCTGCGAGCCCGGCGCCTCGGAAGCGAGCCTGCTGCGATTGGCCTATGGCTATTCGATCAACGGCTCGCTCAGGCGGTCCGGCTGGAATCCGATCGGCGATGCGCCGCAGCCGCAGCCGCAGGCGGGGCTCGGCGAAGCCGGCGTGCCGATCTATCCCGTGGCCCAAACTGCCTGGCCCGATACGGCCGAGGGACAGAAGCAGGCCGCAGGCCCGCGAGCTGCGCGCAGCCATCGGCCGCGGCCTGTTCGTAGCGAAGCCGTGGAGCCCATCCCGGACCGACCCCTGGAAGGATATCCGATCGTCCCGCCGCCACCCGCCCCCTGA